In a genomic window of Corvus hawaiiensis isolate bCorHaw1 chromosome Z, bCorHaw1.pri.cur, whole genome shotgun sequence:
- the SGTB gene encoding small glutamine-rich tetratricopeptide repeat-containing protein beta isoform X2 has translation MSSVKRLVYAVIHFLREQSQMDTFTPDEQESLEVAIQCLETVFKITLEDTHLASSQHLIEMFTNSIQKNDMLPLSRSLPEGVVKADQLKDEGNNHMKEENYGAAVDCYTKAIELDPNNAVYYCNRAAAQSKLNNFREAIKDCESAIAIDPKYSKAYGRMGLALTSVNKYKEAVTSYQKALDLDPENDSYKSNLKIAEQKLRDVSSPAASLMQNPQIQQLMSGMMSNAIGGPAAGVGGLSDLSSLIHAGQQFAQQIQQQNPELIEQLRNHIRSRYLSGSTEEHS, from the exons ATGTCATCAGTCAAGCGCTTGGTTTATGCAGTCATCCATTTCTTGAGAGAGCAGAGTCAGATGGATACTTTCACTCCAGATGAACAAGAAAGCTTGGAAG ttGCAATTCAGTGTCTGGAGACTGTGTTTAAGATTACCCTGGAAGATACTCATCTTGCATCCTCACAGCATTTGATAGAAATGTTCACTAATTCTATTCAAAAG aaTGACATGCTGCCTCTCTCACGTTCCTTACCAGAGGGCGTTGTAAAGGCTGACCAACTGAAGGATGAAG gtAATAATCatatgaaggaagaaaattatggTGCTGCAGTGGATTGTTACACTAAGGCTATAGAACTGGATCCAAACAATGCAGTCTATTACTGCAACAG GGCTGCTGCTCAAAGTAAGCTCAACAACTTCAGGGAAGCAATAAAGGACTGTGAGAGTGCCATAGCAATAGATCCAAAGTACAGCAAAGCATATGGAAGAATGGG GTTGGCTCTGACCTCAGTGAATAAATACAAAGAAGCGGTTACCAGTTATCAAAAAGCACTGGATCTTGATCCAGAGAATGACTCTTACAAGTCAAATTTGAAAATAGCAGAACAGAAACTAAGAGATGTGTCCAGTCCT GCAGCAAGCTTAATGCAAAATCCTCAAATTCAACAACT GATGTCAGGGATGATGTCAAATGCCATTggtggccctgctgctggggttgGTGGCCTATCAGATTTGTCCAGTCTGATCCATGC GGGGCAGCAGTTTGCACAGCAGATACAGCAGCAGAATCCGGAGCTCATAGAGCAACTGAGAAATCATATCCGGAGCAGATACTTGAGTGGCAGCACTGAAGAACATTCCTGA
- the SGTB gene encoding small glutamine-rich tetratricopeptide repeat-containing protein beta isoform X1 — MSSVKRLVYAVIHFLREQSQMDTFTPDEQESLEVAIQCLETVFKITLEDTHLASSQHLIEMFTNSIQKNDMLPLSRSLPEGVVKADQLKDEGNNHMKEENYGAAVDCYTKAIELDPNNAVYYCNRAAAQSKLNNFREAIKDCESAIAIDPKYSKAYGRMGLALTSVNKYKEAVTSYQKALDLDPENDSYKSNLKIAEQKLRDVSSPTGTGLSFDMASLINNPAFISMAASLMQNPQIQQLMSGMMSNAIGGPAAGVGGLSDLSSLIHAGQQFAQQIQQQNPELIEQLRNHIRSRYLSGSTEEHS, encoded by the exons ATGTCATCAGTCAAGCGCTTGGTTTATGCAGTCATCCATTTCTTGAGAGAGCAGAGTCAGATGGATACTTTCACTCCAGATGAACAAGAAAGCTTGGAAG ttGCAATTCAGTGTCTGGAGACTGTGTTTAAGATTACCCTGGAAGATACTCATCTTGCATCCTCACAGCATTTGATAGAAATGTTCACTAATTCTATTCAAAAG aaTGACATGCTGCCTCTCTCACGTTCCTTACCAGAGGGCGTTGTAAAGGCTGACCAACTGAAGGATGAAG gtAATAATCatatgaaggaagaaaattatggTGCTGCAGTGGATTGTTACACTAAGGCTATAGAACTGGATCCAAACAATGCAGTCTATTACTGCAACAG GGCTGCTGCTCAAAGTAAGCTCAACAACTTCAGGGAAGCAATAAAGGACTGTGAGAGTGCCATAGCAATAGATCCAAAGTACAGCAAAGCATATGGAAGAATGGG GTTGGCTCTGACCTCAGTGAATAAATACAAAGAAGCGGTTACCAGTTATCAAAAAGCACTGGATCTTGATCCAGAGAATGACTCTTACAAGTCAAATTTGAAAATAGCAGAACAGAAACTAAGAGATGTGTCCAGTCCT ACTGGAACTGGACTGAGTTTTGACATGGCAAGCTTGATAAACAATCCTGCCTTCATTAGTATG GCAGCAAGCTTAATGCAAAATCCTCAAATTCAACAACT GATGTCAGGGATGATGTCAAATGCCATTggtggccctgctgctggggttgGTGGCCTATCAGATTTGTCCAGTCTGATCCATGC GGGGCAGCAGTTTGCACAGCAGATACAGCAGCAGAATCCGGAGCTCATAGAGCAACTGAGAAATCATATCCGGAGCAGATACTTGAGTGGCAGCACTGAAGAACATTCCTGA